Proteins from one Pontibacter korlensis genomic window:
- a CDS encoding M28 family peptidase — MKKTLALAFVLATPLLSIAQSSKPDAKLLLQDIKVLSADSMQGRLSGTKGSEKAQAYILRRFKEVGLKPFNGNYKQHFSIDTKRAQVPEATNLVGYIPGKSDKAIVITAHYDHVGEREGNIYNGADDNASGVGALLAAAAHFSKHPPKHTLIFAALDGEELGLQGAKAFLEQPPVPVQNILLNINMDMLSINNKGELYASGTYHYPQLKPYLEKVKPRKKAKLMLGHDRPEQGQDDWTGQSDHFRFHERGIPYVYFGVEDHPHYHKPTDDFENVNTVFYPDAAALVIDFLEIADSSLQRISVQKKSAAQR; from the coding sequence ATGAAGAAAACACTCGCGCTGGCATTTGTACTTGCCACACCACTTTTGAGCATAGCTCAAAGTAGTAAACCTGATGCAAAACTTTTGCTGCAAGATATAAAAGTACTTTCTGCCGATTCTATGCAAGGGCGCCTGAGCGGTACCAAAGGTAGTGAAAAGGCGCAGGCTTACATTCTAAGGCGTTTTAAGGAGGTGGGGCTTAAGCCGTTCAACGGCAACTACAAACAACACTTTAGTATTGATACAAAGCGGGCACAGGTGCCAGAGGCGACGAACCTTGTTGGCTACATTCCCGGAAAATCTGACAAGGCCATTGTTATCACAGCGCATTATGATCATGTAGGGGAGCGTGAGGGTAATATTTATAATGGTGCCGATGACAATGCCTCAGGGGTAGGAGCTTTACTGGCAGCGGCAGCTCATTTTTCTAAGCATCCACCTAAACATACTTTGATTTTTGCCGCCCTGGATGGTGAAGAACTAGGCTTGCAAGGCGCTAAGGCTTTTCTGGAGCAGCCGCCAGTGCCTGTACAAAATATCCTGCTCAACATTAACATGGACATGCTGAGCATCAACAACAAAGGGGAACTATATGCCAGCGGAACCTACCATTACCCGCAGTTGAAGCCTTACCTGGAAAAAGTAAAACCGCGCAAAAAAGCGAAACTGATGTTGGGCCACGATCGCCCGGAGCAGGGGCAGGACGACTGGACCGGTCAATCAGATCATTTCAGGTTTCATGAGCGGGGCATACCGTATGTATATTTCGGAGTAGAAGACCACCCGCACTACCACAAGCCTACTGATGATTTTGAGAATGTGAATACTGTTTTCTACCCCGATGCGGCTGCTCTTGTCATAGACTTTTTAGAGATTGCAGATAGCAGCCTACAGCGTATCTCGGTGCAGAAAAAGTCTGCCGCTCAGAGATAG
- a CDS encoding porin family protein, translated as MKNKILLTVAAALGLAFAAEAQTVSIGPRVGATFAKLNLSGDDEFTDEVKDLIQSKPGLQFGAVANVMVNDLFSVQPELLYVQKGYQIEEGGVSAKETMNYLEVPVLAKISFGSGQVQGFVTAGPSVGYWLSAKNKYEYDGEEETEDYEFEDEDNRTEFGANFGVGLAYKVGAGALNLDVRYGLGLSNLYDDSGDDSKVKNRVVGVSLAYLFSL; from the coding sequence ATGAAAAACAAAATTTTACTAACAGTTGCAGCAGCCCTGGGTTTGGCTTTCGCTGCTGAGGCGCAAACAGTGTCTATCGGTCCTCGTGTGGGTGCTACTTTTGCAAAATTAAACCTGTCAGGTGATGATGAATTCACAGATGAGGTTAAAGATCTGATACAGTCGAAGCCAGGTTTACAGTTTGGCGCTGTTGCTAACGTGATGGTAAACGACTTGTTCTCTGTACAGCCTGAGCTCCTTTATGTTCAGAAAGGCTATCAGATAGAAGAGGGTGGAGTGTCAGCTAAGGAAACAATGAACTACCTGGAGGTACCCGTTCTGGCTAAGATATCCTTTGGATCGGGGCAGGTACAGGGCTTTGTTACAGCTGGTCCTTCTGTAGGCTATTGGCTGAGCGCAAAGAACAAATATGAGTATGACGGTGAGGAAGAAACTGAAGATTACGAGTTTGAGGATGAAGACAATAGAACTGAGTTTGGTGCCAACTTTGGCGTAGGTTTGGCTTATAAGGTTGGAGCTGGAGCTTTAAACCTTGACGTTAGGTATGGTCTAGGGCTTTCTAACCTGTATGATGACTCAGGAGACGATTCCAAAGTGAAGAACAGAGTAGTCGGTGTTTCCCTGGCTTACCTGTTCAGCCTGTAA
- a CDS encoding zinc-dependent alcohol dehydrogenase, which yields MKALCWNGINDLRIERVPDPSILNPRDAIVRVTMSSVCGSDLHLLDGYVPTMKAGDIIGHEFLGEVVEVGADVKKLKKGDRVVVGSIVGCGGCEFCQSDQWSLCDNSNAQPEYTEKAYGYPTAGIFGYSHAFGGYAGSHAEYIRVPFAELGAFKVPEDLPDEALVFVSDAFPTGFMAADMCGIVPGDTVVVWGCGGVGQMAIQSAYLLGAERVIAIDRFEDRLEKARRFAKAEVLNYEKVDVLEALKEMTGGRGPDRCIDAVGMEAHTTGVEQYYDRAKQTLRMQSERPAVLRQAIMACRKGGTVSIVGVYGGLIDKFPMGAAMNKALTFRMGQMFAQKYIPQLLDIVAEGQVDPSYLLTHKWTLDQGPEGYKMFKEKTDNCMRVVFTP from the coding sequence ATGAAAGCATTATGCTGGAACGGTATAAATGACCTTCGGATAGAGCGCGTGCCAGATCCTTCCATACTTAACCCACGGGATGCCATAGTGCGGGTAACCATGTCGTCGGTGTGTGGCTCTGATCTGCACTTGCTGGATGGCTACGTTCCTACCATGAAAGCCGGAGATATTATAGGTCACGAATTTTTAGGTGAGGTAGTAGAGGTAGGGGCAGATGTGAAGAAGCTGAAAAAAGGTGACCGCGTAGTGGTAGGCTCCATTGTTGGCTGTGGAGGCTGTGAGTTTTGTCAGTCAGACCAATGGTCGCTATGCGATAACTCGAATGCTCAGCCAGAGTATACCGAGAAAGCGTATGGGTATCCTACAGCAGGTATCTTTGGCTACTCCCACGCTTTCGGAGGATATGCCGGCAGCCATGCAGAATACATACGCGTGCCCTTTGCTGAGCTAGGTGCTTTCAAAGTTCCGGAGGATCTGCCTGACGAGGCGCTGGTGTTTGTGAGCGATGCTTTCCCGACCGGTTTTATGGCTGCGGATATGTGTGGCATTGTGCCCGGCGATACAGTGGTAGTATGGGGCTGTGGCGGTGTAGGCCAAATGGCAATACAAAGCGCTTACCTGTTAGGAGCAGAGCGTGTTATTGCCATCGATAGATTTGAGGATCGCCTGGAGAAAGCGAGGCGCTTCGCGAAAGCCGAAGTATTGAATTATGAAAAAGTAGATGTGCTGGAAGCGCTGAAAGAAATGACAGGAGGTCGCGGCCCAGACCGTTGCATCGATGCCGTTGGTATGGAGGCACATACTACAGGTGTTGAACAATACTACGACAGAGCCAAACAAACGCTGCGTATGCAAAGCGAGAGGCCTGCTGTACTACGGCAGGCTATTATGGCCTGCCGCAAAGGTGGCACTGTGTCTATTGTAGGAGTATACGGCGGGCTGATAGATAAATTCCCGATGGGAGCAGCTATGAACAAAGCCCTTACCTTCAGGATGGGGCAGATGTTTGCGCAAAAGTACATCCCCCAGTTACTGGATATAGTAGCAGAAGGCCAGGTCGACCCGAGTTACCTTCTTACACACAAATGGACGCTGGATCAGGGGCCGGAGGGTTATAAGATGTTCAAAGAGAAGACTGATAATTGTATGCGGGTGGTGTTTACACCGTAG
- a CDS encoding Tex family protein has translation MEPNLDHLLKIASELSITIKQVEATTRLLDEGATVPFISRYRKEATGSLDEVQIAGIRDRLEQLRELDKRRESILKSIRDQEKLTPELEAQIMATETMAVLEDIYLPYKPKRRTRATIAREKGLEPLAERLFAQENFDVEAEAANFVSEEKEVKDVNEALAGARDIMAEWMNENAEARATMRQLFEKQGVFKSRVIMGKEEEGQKFKDYFEWEEPIEKAPSHRVLAMRRGETEMVLMLSAQPDEEAALAKLEDMFVQGNNAASEQVRLAAKDCYKRLLKLSMETEVRLSSKKRADEEAIRVFADNLRQLLLSSPLGQKTVLALDPGFRTGVKSVVLDKQGKLLHNETIYPHTGQHKEQEAAQAVRYMVTRFEVEAIAIGNGTASRETEAFVKSLKLPASVMVVMVNESGASIYSASEVAREEFPDQDVTVRGAVSIGRRLMDPLAELVKIDPKSIGVGQYQHDVDQTALKHSLDDVVMSCVNAVGVEVNTASKQLLTYVSGLGPALAQNIVEYRNQNGPFRTRTELKKVSRLGDKAFEQAAGFLRIRNAENPLDASAVHPESYPIVEQMAKDLGVTVSDLMKNEELRKKIDLKKYVTDTVGLPTLQDIISELAKPGRDPRETFEAFSFTEGVNEIKDLRAGMKLPGIVTNITAFGAFVDIGVHQDGLVHVSHLSDRFVSNPHDVVKVGQKVEVAVLEVDEARKRISLSMKGDPAAAKPAGGGGGNRNKGGRKEREEEPMDDFQAKLAKLKGMFK, from the coding sequence ATGGAACCTAATTTAGATCACCTTTTAAAGATAGCCTCTGAGCTATCTATTACCATTAAACAGGTAGAGGCTACCACCAGATTACTTGATGAGGGAGCAACGGTGCCTTTCATTTCCCGCTACCGTAAAGAAGCCACCGGATCGCTTGACGAGGTACAGATTGCCGGTATCCGCGACAGACTGGAGCAGCTTCGTGAGCTGGACAAGCGACGTGAAAGCATCCTGAAGTCTATCCGCGACCAGGAGAAGCTGACGCCGGAGCTGGAGGCCCAGATTATGGCTACCGAAACGATGGCTGTGCTGGAGGATATTTACCTGCCTTACAAACCGAAGCGCCGCACCCGCGCCACCATTGCCCGCGAAAAAGGACTGGAGCCATTGGCAGAGCGCTTGTTTGCCCAGGAGAATTTCGATGTGGAGGCTGAGGCTGCAAACTTCGTTTCGGAAGAAAAAGAGGTAAAAGATGTGAATGAGGCGCTTGCCGGAGCACGCGACATCATGGCCGAGTGGATGAACGAAAATGCCGAAGCACGTGCCACCATGCGTCAGCTATTCGAGAAACAAGGCGTGTTTAAGAGCCGCGTAATTATGGGCAAGGAAGAGGAAGGCCAGAAGTTCAAAGATTACTTTGAATGGGAGGAGCCGATCGAAAAAGCACCGTCGCACCGTGTGCTGGCCATGCGCCGCGGCGAAACTGAAATGGTGCTGATGCTGTCGGCTCAGCCTGACGAAGAAGCTGCGCTGGCGAAACTGGAGGACATGTTTGTGCAGGGCAATAATGCTGCCTCAGAGCAAGTACGTTTGGCTGCCAAAGATTGCTATAAGCGCCTGCTTAAGTTGAGCATGGAGACGGAAGTGCGCCTTAGCTCTAAAAAACGTGCCGATGAAGAGGCCATCCGCGTATTTGCCGATAACCTGCGCCAACTGTTGTTGTCTTCGCCGCTAGGCCAGAAAACTGTATTGGCACTGGACCCTGGCTTTAGAACAGGTGTAAAATCGGTTGTGCTGGACAAGCAGGGCAAGTTGTTGCACAACGAAACTATCTACCCACATACAGGCCAGCACAAAGAGCAGGAGGCAGCGCAGGCAGTACGCTACATGGTAACAAGGTTCGAAGTAGAAGCCATTGCTATTGGTAATGGTACTGCCAGCCGCGAGACAGAAGCTTTCGTGAAAAGCCTGAAGCTGCCAGCCTCTGTAATGGTAGTAATGGTAAACGAAAGCGGTGCCTCTATTTACTCAGCCTCTGAGGTTGCCCGTGAGGAATTCCCTGACCAGGATGTGACAGTACGTGGTGCTGTTTCTATTGGTCGCCGCCTGATGGACCCACTAGCTGAACTGGTGAAGATCGACCCGAAAAGTATAGGTGTTGGCCAGTACCAGCACGATGTGGACCAAACGGCTCTGAAGCATTCTTTGGATGACGTGGTGATGAGCTGCGTGAACGCTGTAGGTGTGGAGGTAAATACAGCCAGTAAGCAATTGTTGACCTACGTTTCTGGTCTTGGGCCTGCGCTGGCACAGAACATTGTAGAGTACCGTAACCAAAACGGCCCGTTCCGTACCCGTACCGAGCTGAAGAAAGTATCCCGCCTGGGCGATAAAGCCTTTGAGCAGGCTGCTGGATTCCTTCGTATCCGCAATGCAGAAAACCCACTCGATGCCTCCGCTGTGCACCCCGAAAGCTACCCGATTGTAGAGCAGATGGCAAAAGACCTGGGCGTAACAGTTAGCGATCTGATGAAGAATGAAGAGCTTCGTAAGAAGATTGACCTAAAGAAATACGTAACCGACACCGTTGGTTTGCCAACCCTACAGGACATCATCAGCGAATTGGCTAAGCCAGGCCGCGACCCACGTGAGACGTTTGAGGCATTCAGTTTTACAGAAGGTGTTAATGAGATCAAAGACCTCCGTGCAGGTATGAAGCTGCCGGGTATCGTGACCAACATTACCGCTTTCGGAGCTTTCGTGGACATCGGAGTACACCAGGACGGTTTGGTACACGTTAGTCACTTGTCTGACCGGTTCGTGAGCAACCCACACGATGTAGTGAAGGTAGGGCAGAAAGTTGAAGTAGCTGTGCTAGAGGTAGACGAAGCCCGCAAGCGTATCTCACTAAGTATGAAAGGTGACCCTGCTGCTGCCAAACCAGCCGGAGGTGGAGGCGGCAACCGCAACAAAGGCGGCCGTAAGGAGCGCGAAGAAGAACCAATGGACGACTTCCAGGCGAAGCTGGCCAAGCTGAAGGGTATGTTTAAGTAA
- a CDS encoding sodium:solute symporter family protein → MLILFVLLYLLFNVGVGFWASRRVHNTKDFLLAGRQLPFYISTAVVFATWFGSETLLGASSEFASHGLLGVIEDPFGAALCLVLVGLFFAKRLYRMNLLTMGDYYRIRFNRLTEQIAGFFMIISYFGWIAAQMVALGIVMNQVFNISTVSGIVIGSLIVVGYTFMGGMWSVSITDFVQTVMIIGGLIFISWELMQEVPLQQISSTLPDNFFRFVPQERDSVSWLNYFGLWITIGLGSIPQQDVFQRVMAARSERVAVASSIGAGFLYLTIAFIPLVLALYAKFLYPELMHEDAQLLVPGLILRSSSLLVQVLFFGALISAIISTASGGILAPAAVLSENMLKPFIKNISDEKLLLLSRVSVLLVAGVSLSMALMRSNIYELVSESSALSLVSLFVPLVAGMLWRKTNSAAAIASMLAGMGVWLLALFLETSVNPMLYGLAASIAGLFLGQLLGTKQEPKAVQQQQVR, encoded by the coding sequence ATGCTGATACTCTTCGTGCTGCTTTATCTCCTCTTCAATGTTGGGGTAGGATTTTGGGCATCCAGACGTGTACACAATACGAAAGACTTTCTTTTGGCAGGTCGGCAGCTTCCTTTTTATATATCTACAGCTGTTGTTTTTGCTACCTGGTTTGGTTCTGAAACGCTTTTGGGTGCCTCTTCGGAATTTGCCTCGCATGGTTTGCTAGGTGTTATTGAAGACCCTTTTGGAGCAGCACTCTGCCTCGTGCTGGTCGGTTTGTTCTTTGCAAAACGCCTCTACCGCATGAATCTCCTAACCATGGGCGATTACTACCGGATTCGATTCAATCGGCTAACGGAGCAAATTGCCGGCTTCTTCATGATTATTTCCTACTTCGGGTGGATTGCGGCACAAATGGTGGCATTGGGCATTGTAATGAACCAGGTGTTCAACATTTCGACTGTTTCTGGAATAGTAATCGGCAGCCTGATTGTTGTCGGTTATACTTTTATGGGCGGTATGTGGTCTGTCTCCATCACTGATTTTGTGCAGACAGTGATGATTATTGGCGGCCTCATCTTTATCTCCTGGGAACTGATGCAGGAGGTGCCACTACAACAGATAAGTTCCACCTTACCCGATAACTTCTTCCGGTTTGTGCCGCAGGAGCGGGATAGTGTAAGTTGGCTTAATTACTTTGGCCTCTGGATAACTATTGGCTTAGGGTCCATTCCTCAACAGGATGTTTTTCAACGGGTGATGGCTGCACGCTCAGAGCGTGTGGCAGTAGCCTCTTCTATTGGAGCTGGCTTCCTGTACTTAACAATAGCTTTCATACCGCTCGTACTGGCTTTATACGCTAAGTTTCTCTACCCAGAGCTAATGCATGAGGATGCCCAGCTGCTGGTACCTGGCCTTATCTTACGCTCCTCTTCTTTACTGGTGCAGGTGCTGTTCTTCGGAGCACTTATTTCTGCTATTATCAGCACAGCCAGCGGGGGCATACTGGCGCCTGCAGCTGTATTAAGCGAAAATATGCTGAAACCTTTCATAAAGAACATTTCTGATGAAAAGCTCCTGCTGCTTTCCCGTGTTAGTGTGCTGTTAGTGGCCGGGGTATCTCTAAGTATGGCGCTCATGCGCAGCAACATATACGAACTGGTTAGTGAGTCATCGGCGCTAAGCCTCGTGAGCCTTTTTGTACCCTTAGTTGCAGGTATGTTATGGCGTAAGACCAACTCTGCAGCTGCTATCGCCTCCATGCTGGCAGGCATGGGAGTCTGGCTGTTAGCCTTATTTTTAGAAACAAGCGTAAACCCAATGTTGTATGGATTGGCAGCAAGTATAGCAGGTTTGTTCCTGGGGCAGCTTTTAGGTACCAAACAAGAACCAAAAGCAGTACAGCAGCAGCAAGTAAGATAA
- a CDS encoding YgaP-like transmembrane domain gives MDTYNQNMSELLHTEHISPPVSGTSHINVGTTERVASLIGGALLAYYGLKRTDKAGWFLAATGGSLLFRGITGYCPTNEALGRNTAGEKDIAIEITRSLTINRPRAELYQFWRMFENLPRFMHHLKEVRQLGPKRSHWVARIPKGVGTVEWEADIIEEETDRLIAWRSLEGSDVDNAGEVRFLDAPANRGTIVQATITYRPPIGDVGGGIAKLLNPVFKQMVLNDLHRFKQLMESGEVATIKGQPSGRK, from the coding sequence ATGGATACATACAACCAGAACATGTCGGAGCTGCTGCATACGGAGCATATCTCGCCTCCGGTAAGTGGCACGAGCCACATAAATGTAGGTACGACAGAACGTGTAGCTTCTTTAATTGGCGGTGCCCTTCTTGCCTACTATGGTCTCAAAAGAACCGACAAGGCTGGCTGGTTTTTGGCGGCAACAGGAGGATCTTTGCTGTTCAGGGGGATAACTGGGTATTGCCCCACTAACGAGGCCTTAGGTCGAAATACGGCAGGTGAAAAAGATATTGCCATCGAGATAACACGCAGCCTCACCATAAATAGACCGCGAGCGGAGCTGTATCAGTTCTGGAGAATGTTTGAGAACCTGCCCCGATTTATGCATCATCTCAAAGAGGTGCGGCAGCTTGGTCCTAAGCGTTCGCACTGGGTAGCCAGAATACCAAAAGGTGTGGGCACTGTGGAGTGGGAGGCAGACATCATTGAGGAAGAAACAGACCGCCTCATTGCCTGGCGCTCCTTAGAAGGATCTGATGTAGATAATGCCGGTGAGGTGCGTTTTTTAGATGCTCCTGCTAACAGAGGTACTATAGTACAAGCTACTATTACTTACAGGCCGCCAATCGGGGATGTAGGTGGCGGCATTGCAAAGCTGCTCAACCCTGTCTTTAAACAAATGGTGCTAAACGACCTTCACCGGTTTAAACAGCTCATGGAGTCCGGGGAGGTGGCAACCATTAAGGGGCAGCCTTCCGGGCGGAAGTAA
- a CDS encoding outer membrane beta-barrel protein gives MNRKSYSLLIFFSILLLNPWRDVLAQQYRYKANSKSSLVLERGWVILVGGGVAAVRSDICGSWGCNDFGPNVSVGGLYKFSPYFGVSGTIDYVKLGAVEKNPEAPLNVAFESEVIEVAASAVINLMDSYAGSGNYRAKRKRFAVPYFRIGLGAVYYTPTSFPRDRSLDDSQVTYDPERNYPAIAAVLPVGGGIRFYINDEFSIAPELSYRVTSTDYLDNIGPVLANGARKDEYAVVSVKLQYTPVLKNKIFSKKQ, from the coding sequence ATGAACAGGAAATCATACTCTTTGCTCATATTCTTTTCTATACTCTTACTCAACCCTTGGAGGGATGTGCTGGCGCAACAGTACCGTTATAAGGCGAACAGCAAAAGCAGTTTGGTGCTGGAGCGAGGCTGGGTAATACTAGTTGGCGGAGGCGTAGCAGCAGTTAGAAGCGATATTTGTGGCAGCTGGGGCTGTAATGACTTTGGCCCGAATGTGAGTGTGGGTGGCCTTTACAAGTTCTCCCCATACTTTGGCGTGAGCGGTACGATCGACTACGTAAAGTTGGGTGCTGTGGAGAAAAATCCTGAGGCACCCCTTAATGTAGCATTTGAATCGGAAGTGATTGAGGTAGCTGCCTCTGCTGTGATAAACCTGATGGATAGCTACGCCGGCTCCGGAAACTATCGGGCCAAACGTAAACGTTTTGCAGTGCCATACTTCAGGATAGGGCTTGGTGCAGTTTATTACACTCCTACATCCTTCCCCCGCGACCGCAGTCTGGATGACTCACAGGTTACTTATGATCCGGAAAGAAACTACCCAGCTATTGCAGCTGTGTTACCTGTTGGTGGAGGTATCCGCTTTTACATTAACGACGAGTTTAGTATTGCTCCTGAGCTTTCTTACCGCGTTACTAGCACAGACTATTTAGATAACATTGGACCAGTGCTGGCCAACGGTGCCAGAAAGGATGAATACGCTGTGGTATCAGTAAAGCTGCAGTACACCCCTGTGCTGAAGAATAAGATTTTCTCTAAGAAACAGTAA
- a CDS encoding head GIN domain-containing protein, whose protein sequence is MKILKLPAMLLASVALLATITSCDDDGFCLKGEGDAESRTLELEPFRGVDVSGDTKVYIRRGSGQQVEVRGQGNILDELETDVQNGVWGIEFGRCLRKHETVEVYITVPELDQAHVGGSGAVTLEDVFETRNFETSVSGSGDILLRLVSEQVNARISGSGTIRAGGIAENQDISISGSGKYRAFDVNSRAVEVSVSGSGEVEVNVDEQLDVDISGSGRVYYTGNPSVNSSISGSGKVIKK, encoded by the coding sequence ATGAAAATCCTGAAACTGCCTGCAATGCTGCTGGCCTCGGTGGCACTATTGGCCACTATCACTTCCTGCGATGACGATGGCTTCTGCCTGAAAGGCGAAGGTGACGCAGAAAGCCGTACATTAGAACTTGAACCATTCAGAGGTGTTGATGTAAGTGGCGACACTAAAGTGTACATCCGACGCGGAAGTGGTCAGCAGGTAGAGGTGCGGGGGCAAGGTAATATTCTCGATGAACTGGAAACCGATGTTCAGAATGGTGTTTGGGGTATTGAGTTCGGCCGCTGCCTGCGCAAACATGAGACAGTGGAAGTATACATTACCGTTCCGGAGCTAGACCAGGCGCATGTTGGTGGGTCTGGGGCTGTAACTTTGGAAGATGTGTTTGAGACGCGTAATTTTGAAACCAGTGTGTCCGGGTCGGGGGATATCTTGCTACGCCTTGTGTCAGAGCAGGTGAATGCCCGCATCAGTGGGTCTGGCACAATTCGTGCAGGTGGTATTGCCGAAAACCAGGATATTTCAATTTCTGGATCAGGTAAGTATAGAGCCTTTGATGTGAATAGCCGTGCTGTAGAGGTAAGCGTTTCCGGCTCAGGTGAGGTAGAGGTAAACGTAGATGAGCAGCTAGATGTGGATATTAGCGGAAGTGGCAGAGTGTACTATACTGGTAACCCAAGCGTTAATTCCAGTATCTCAGGTTCTGGGAAGGTAATAAAGAAGTAA